The following are encoded together in the Pectobacterium wasabiae CFBP 3304 genome:
- a CDS encoding methyl-accepting chemotaxis protein — translation MKITSRSEQHVEAGMLSNLRLVPLFVIILGGIMLLFAASIGASSYFLQSSNQSLNDVTQEIDTRMGISNSSNHLRTARLLLIQAAAAARIGDSQVFNDNLTQAQQRLEQSKKAFLVYEQRPVKTPQDMALDEDLRKSYDAYVNQGLMLMFTAAKQGLFEEVITLESEETRILDLAYNKYLLEAVAYRTQRAKELNETAHKNALLGYSLMGGSFALATILTLLTFFLLRGVLIKPMNQLVMRIQRIAQGDLTQVSDRYGKNEIGTLASNVHQMQSSLVTTVTTVRESADSIYQGSTEISSGNTDLSSRTEQQAAALEQTAASMEQLTATVKQNSENAHHASQLAANASGKAKQGGEIVANVVNTMNNISGSSKKISEITSVINSIAFQTNILALNAAVEAARAGEQGRGFAVVASEVRSLAQRSAQAAKEIETLISESVNLVNSGSVLVDNAGQTMKEIVDAVTNVTDIMGEIASASDEQSRGITQVGQAISEMDSVTQQNAALVQEASAAAASLEEQAALLTRAVATFKLSSHLSSAPSPARPNALATKGRSSLALPRQTNTENGNWETF, via the coding sequence ATGAAAATAACCTCAAGGTCTGAGCAACATGTCGAGGCTGGCATGCTGAGCAATTTACGGCTAGTTCCCTTATTCGTCATTATTTTGGGTGGTATCATGCTGTTATTTGCAGCATCTATCGGCGCATCCAGCTACTTTTTACAGAGCAGTAACCAGTCATTAAATGACGTCACACAAGAAATCGATACCCGAATGGGGATCTCAAACAGCTCCAACCACCTTCGCACCGCTCGGCTGTTGTTAATTCAAGCCGCTGCGGCAGCGCGTATCGGTGACTCTCAGGTATTCAATGACAACCTGACACAGGCTCAACAGCGTCTAGAACAGTCAAAAAAAGCATTCCTTGTCTACGAACAGCGCCCAGTTAAAACGCCTCAGGACATGGCTCTGGACGAAGATTTACGCAAATCCTATGATGCGTATGTCAATCAAGGCCTTATGTTGATGTTCACGGCAGCAAAACAAGGGCTATTTGAAGAAGTCATCACCCTTGAATCCGAAGAAACACGGATTTTAGATTTGGCCTATAACAAATATCTACTCGAAGCTGTCGCCTATCGCACGCAAAGAGCTAAAGAATTAAACGAAACCGCACATAAAAACGCGCTACTCGGATATTCGTTGATGGGAGGCAGTTTCGCTCTGGCCACCATTTTAACACTTCTGACATTCTTCCTTCTGAGAGGTGTCCTCATCAAACCAATGAACCAACTGGTTATGAGAATTCAACGCATTGCGCAGGGCGATCTGACTCAAGTGTCGGACCGTTATGGCAAGAATGAAATCGGTACGCTAGCCAGTAACGTTCACCAAATGCAATCTTCGTTGGTCACAACCGTCACTACCGTTCGGGAAAGCGCAGACTCTATTTACCAAGGTTCGACGGAGATTTCATCCGGTAACACAGACCTTTCCTCACGTACCGAACAGCAAGCGGCGGCGCTTGAACAGACCGCGGCAAGCATGGAACAACTAACCGCAACCGTGAAACAAAACTCAGAAAATGCGCACCATGCAAGCCAACTCGCAGCGAACGCCTCAGGGAAAGCCAAGCAAGGTGGAGAGATTGTTGCAAACGTGGTCAATACAATGAACAACATTTCGGGTAGCTCAAAGAAAATATCTGAAATTACCAGCGTCATTAACAGCATTGCTTTTCAAACGAATATTCTTGCGCTGAATGCAGCGGTTGAAGCAGCCAGAGCGGGCGAACAAGGTCGTGGTTTCGCCGTCGTCGCCAGTGAAGTTCGCAGCCTCGCACAACGTAGTGCGCAAGCAGCAAAAGAGATAGAAACGCTGATTTCCGAATCAGTCAATCTGGTTAATAGCGGCTCTGTTTTGGTTGATAACGCGGGTCAAACAATGAAAGAGATCGTCGATGCCGTCACTAATGTCACCGACATCATGGGTGAAATTGCATCAGCATCTGACGAACAAAGCCGGGGGATAACCCAGGTCGGCCAAGCGATATCTGAAATGGATAGCGTGACACAGCAGAACGCTGCGCTCGTTCAGGAAGCCAGTGCCGCAGCGGCATCGCTAGAAGAGCAAGCGGCATTGCTAACCCGTGCAGTTGCAACATTTAAGTTATCTAGCCATTTATCAAGTGCCCCATCTCCCGCGCGGCCAAACGCTCTGGCCACGAAGGGCCGTTCATCACTAGCCCTTCCCCGTCAAACCAATACGGAAAACGGTAACTGGGAAACGTTCTAA
- the dsrB gene encoding protein DsrB — MKVNDLVTVKTDGKARREGVVLAVETFQEGIMYLVALNDYPAGIWFFNEVDSKDGTFVEPTTLLEKE; from the coding sequence ATGAAAGTTAATGATCTGGTTACTGTTAAAACCGATGGGAAGGCTCGTAGGGAAGGGGTAGTTCTGGCTGTGGAAACGTTTCAGGAAGGGATAATGTATTTAGTTGCATTAAACGATTACCCTGCTGGTATCTGGTTTTTCAATGAGGTTGACAGTAAGGATGGTACGTTTGTTGAGCCAACAACATTGCTGGAAAAAGAGTAA
- a CDS encoding diguanylate cyclase produces MDEQRDNGEQDYNQVVTSEWMQLITTTSQKSFNLLQTLAAQKASDFADKFYSYMLKDQEASLFLSSQQVHDRLHGSMSKWIVDILTNTGNHLTDLINYQRKIGQIHARIGIPVDLVERGARRLKWQLYEDIAQVADDKALCFDAMRYASISMDIAIEIMNKTYSQSHDLAAKNEESYRLFSILENASMERERQNASLLNWENAFIFSVATGTPLSSIQDLSDSEFGLWFNHKGKSSFSNIQGIRTIATIITETDDYIRNYSNTPLLTQQDYAPLLKAVRSKIYKINMLLGSLFDEVQKLESGKDTLTLLLNRRFLPTILRHEISLTMHSNTPLSIAMIDIDHFKSVNDTYGHTAGDNILKRIAEILYENTRNSDYVFRYGGEEFMIVLIETPKVAAHTIIERLRKKIQDHTIHLQNGESVTMTISAGIAVYSGHPDYECLIKAADDALYQAKANGRNRIEYAQE; encoded by the coding sequence GTGGATGAACAGAGAGATAACGGTGAGCAGGACTACAATCAAGTCGTAACATCAGAATGGATGCAACTGATAACCACAACCTCACAAAAATCTTTTAACCTCCTGCAAACTCTCGCCGCACAAAAAGCATCCGACTTCGCTGACAAGTTCTACTCCTACATGCTTAAAGATCAGGAGGCTTCTCTTTTTCTTTCAAGCCAGCAAGTCCATGATCGACTTCATGGGTCTATGAGCAAATGGATAGTAGACATTCTAACCAATACTGGGAACCACCTAACAGATTTGATCAACTATCAAAGGAAAATTGGTCAGATTCATGCGCGTATTGGCATTCCTGTCGATCTGGTTGAACGTGGAGCCCGACGCCTAAAATGGCAACTCTATGAAGACATTGCGCAAGTGGCAGATGATAAAGCGCTATGTTTTGATGCTATGCGTTACGCCTCTATTTCCATGGATATTGCCATAGAAATAATGAATAAAACATATTCACAATCGCACGATCTGGCGGCCAAAAACGAAGAGTCCTATCGGTTATTTTCTATTCTGGAAAATGCCAGCATGGAGAGAGAGCGACAGAATGCATCACTGCTCAATTGGGAAAATGCTTTTATTTTTAGCGTTGCTACCGGTACACCCCTTTCCAGTATCCAGGATCTGAGTGATTCGGAATTCGGTCTGTGGTTTAACCATAAAGGAAAATCTAGTTTCAGTAACATTCAGGGAATACGGACTATCGCTACAATCATAACCGAAACTGATGACTACATTCGCAACTACAGCAATACCCCACTACTAACACAGCAAGATTACGCCCCACTGCTTAAAGCCGTCAGAAGCAAAATTTATAAAATAAATATGCTGTTGGGATCGCTATTTGACGAAGTCCAAAAACTGGAAAGTGGTAAGGATACACTAACCCTCTTACTAAATCGCCGCTTCCTGCCCACCATTCTTCGACATGAAATATCGCTGACAATGCATTCAAATACGCCACTCAGCATCGCCATGATTGATATTGACCACTTTAAATCCGTCAATGACACCTATGGTCATACCGCTGGCGATAACATTTTAAAGCGGATTGCGGAAATTCTGTATGAGAACACAAGGAACAGCGATTATGTTTTCCGTTATGGAGGAGAAGAATTCATGATCGTGCTCATAGAAACACCCAAAGTCGCCGCCCACACCATCATCGAACGATTGAGAAAGAAAATTCAGGATCACACGATTCATCTCCAAAACGGAGAAAGCGTGACAATGACCATAAGTGCAGGCATCGCCGTGTATAGTGGCCATCCAGATTATGAATGTCTGATAAAGGCAGCAGACGATGCGCTTTATCAAGCCAAGGCAAACGGCAGAAACAGAATCGAATACGCGCAGGAATAG
- a CDS encoding KTSC domain-containing protein, whose product MQRQQVSSSRIDFIGYDLKTHTLEITFHNKDIYQYVGVPESIYKKFISDAVVSKGRFFDGVIKDKFLCRKVR is encoded by the coding sequence TTGCAGCGACAGCAGGTTTCATCGTCACGAATTGATTTCATTGGGTATGACCTAAAGACGCACACCCTTGAGATAACGTTTCATAACAAAGATATCTATCAATATGTTGGCGTGCCCGAATCTATCTATAAAAAATTTATTTCTGACGCTGTCGTCTCTAAAGGTCGTTTCTTTGATGGCGTAATAAAAGATAAATTCTTATGCAGAAAAGTCCGATAG
- a CDS encoding ArsR/SmtB family transcription factor, with amino-acid sequence MNKQATTTADLLRALGNEQRLIILEWLADPRAHFPEQQDGDLVKDGVCVGFITEKIGLSQPTVTGHLQYLAKAGIVTSKRIKNWVFYKLVPERLDEAVAVLSELAQATSRQHTSSE; translated from the coding sequence ATGAACAAGCAGGCAACGACAACGGCCGATTTACTACGGGCGCTCGGCAATGAGCAGCGACTCATCATTTTGGAATGGTTGGCCGATCCTCGGGCACACTTCCCAGAACAGCAGGATGGCGATCTGGTAAAGGATGGAGTATGCGTAGGGTTTATCACTGAGAAGATTGGCCTCAGCCAGCCGACCGTCACTGGTCATCTCCAATATCTCGCGAAAGCCGGAATTGTCACCTCGAAACGCATCAAAAACTGGGTGTTCTACAAACTCGTCCCCGAGCGTTTAGACGAAGCTGTCGCGGTATTATCCGAGCTTGCACAGGCCACCTCACGTCAACATACGTCGTCAGAATAA
- a CDS encoding threonine ammonia-lyase, which yields MTSKHQRATDSVTLKDIYDASQQIKTTIRRTPLDHSQELSALVGAEIRLKMENLQQTGSFKLRGAANVLANLDAEQRHAGVIAPTAGNHGLGLAYAGQVAGIPVTLFLPRSADPMKIAAMQGCGARVMFFDDVEEARQAAIVVAQQSGATFVSAYDNPYMIAGGGTIGLEIMEDWMDAEVILVNIGGGGLISGIATAAKAINPAIEVWGIQSEASPTFARWKEAGDTLPVDLAPSIAEGVSGYIEPSAMTWPLVRDRVDRVLTVSEAEIKAAMLSMLDLHRHVVEPSGVPVVAGAIRYAKEIGGRKTVCVVTGRNISSQRYLMLLNEATAGING from the coding sequence ATGACAAGCAAGCACCAAAGAGCAACCGACTCCGTAACATTGAAAGATATTTACGACGCATCTCAGCAGATTAAAACAACGATACGCAGAACACCGCTGGACCACTCGCAGGAATTATCCGCGCTTGTTGGTGCAGAAATCCGACTCAAAATGGAAAATCTTCAACAGACCGGCAGCTTCAAGCTGCGGGGCGCAGCAAACGTTCTTGCCAATCTGGATGCAGAACAGCGCCACGCTGGCGTCATCGCCCCGACGGCAGGAAATCACGGATTAGGGCTCGCCTATGCCGGTCAGGTCGCGGGCATACCCGTAACCTTATTTTTGCCACGTTCGGCAGATCCGATGAAGATTGCAGCCATGCAAGGCTGTGGCGCTCGTGTTATGTTTTTTGATGACGTAGAAGAAGCAAGACAAGCAGCGATTGTTGTCGCACAACAGTCTGGTGCCACCTTCGTTTCTGCCTACGATAACCCGTATATGATTGCCGGTGGCGGCACCATCGGTCTTGAGATTATGGAAGACTGGATGGATGCGGAGGTCATTCTGGTAAACATCGGCGGGGGCGGGCTCATCTCAGGGATTGCGACGGCAGCCAAAGCAATCAACCCTGCGATCGAAGTGTGGGGCATACAAAGTGAAGCCAGCCCAACGTTCGCCCGTTGGAAGGAGGCGGGTGACACGCTTCCCGTCGATCTGGCACCGTCCATCGCCGAAGGCGTCAGTGGCTATATAGAGCCCAGCGCGATGACCTGGCCGCTGGTACGCGACCGTGTCGATCGCGTGCTCACCGTCTCAGAAGCTGAAATCAAAGCCGCGATGCTGTCAATGCTCGATCTTCACCGTCATGTTGTCGAACCATCAGGAGTACCAGTCGTCGCGGGAGCCATTCGCTACGCGAAGGAGATTGGAGGACGTAAAACCGTCTGTGTCGTCACTGGCAGGAACATTTCAAGCCAACGCTATCTTATGCTGCTTAATGAGGCGACAGCCGGTATAAACGGATAA
- a CDS encoding winged helix-turn-helix transcriptional regulator has product MQPGHTTMTNDTIINETVGQKTPSTENLDDAAFDHPCPIRDVLDRIGDRWSLLILEALAEKTLRFNELSRHIDDISRQMLSRTLKRLEADGFIDRTIYAEVPPRVEYSLTALGHSFLQPMQLLIQWADQNHAEICRSRRQARQRDA; this is encoded by the coding sequence ATGCAACCAGGTCACACAACAATGACTAATGACACCATTATCAATGAGACGGTTGGCCAAAAAACACCGTCAACGGAAAACCTCGATGATGCTGCGTTTGACCATCCTTGTCCGATCCGCGATGTGTTGGATCGCATCGGCGATCGGTGGAGCCTGTTAATACTGGAAGCGTTGGCAGAAAAGACACTGCGCTTTAACGAATTGAGTCGTCATATCGACGATATTTCACGTCAGATGCTGTCACGCACGCTCAAACGACTGGAGGCCGATGGCTTTATCGATAGGACGATCTATGCGGAAGTGCCTCCGCGCGTTGAATACTCACTGACTGCATTGGGGCATTCATTCCTGCAACCCATGCAGTTGCTGATTCAGTGGGCCGATCAAAATCATGCTGAAATTTGTCGCTCTCGCCGTCAGGCCAGGCAACGCGATGCCTGA
- a CDS encoding NAD(P)-dependent oxidoreductase, with translation MSHIALIGASGDAGSRILKELSDRGHTVTAIARHPEKIASLPNVTAKQGDALDNDVLVALFKGHDAVVSAVKFGSSDPAILIAAVNAAGVKRYLVVGGAGSLEIAPGQRLIDQPDFPDAYRPEASSGAAFLDLLKQEKDLDWSFLSPSAEFVPGQRTGKFRLGKDTLLSNDKGSSISFEDYAVALVDEIENPAHIRQRFTVGY, from the coding sequence ATGTCACATATCGCTCTCATTGGTGCCTCAGGCGATGCTGGTTCGCGTATTCTTAAGGAGTTATCTGACCGTGGGCATACGGTCACCGCAATTGCACGTCATCCTGAAAAAATTGCCTCACTACCGAACGTCACCGCTAAGCAGGGAGACGCACTGGACAACGATGTGCTGGTGGCGTTATTCAAGGGACACGATGCAGTAGTCAGCGCTGTTAAATTTGGCTCGTCCGATCCGGCTATCCTGATTGCCGCCGTTAACGCAGCAGGCGTAAAACGCTATCTGGTGGTCGGCGGTGCGGGGAGCCTTGAAATTGCACCGGGTCAGCGTCTGATCGATCAGCCGGATTTCCCTGATGCTTACCGCCCTGAAGCCTCTAGCGGTGCAGCGTTCCTCGACCTGTTAAAACAAGAGAAGGATCTTGATTGGTCGTTCCTCTCACCGTCCGCCGAGTTTGTTCCGGGCCAACGTACTGGTAAATTCCGCCTCGGTAAAGATACGTTGCTGAGTAACGATAAGGGCAGCAGCATTTCGTTTGAAGATTATGCTGTCGCGCTGGTTGATGAAATTGAAAATCCAGCACACATTCGTCAACGCTTTACCGTCGGCTATTAA
- the yghU gene encoding glutathione-dependent disulfide-bond oxidoreductase — protein MATSPTYVPPKVWQPASSGGAFANINRPIAGPTHEKTLPIGKHPLQLYSLATPNGVKVTIMLEELLALGHAGAEYDAWLIKIGDGDQFSSGFVDVNPNSKIPALLDQSGEKPIRVFESGSILVYLAEKFGALLPKDLATRTEALNWLFWQMGSAPYVGGGFGHFYAYAPEKFEYPINRFSMETKRQLDVLNRQLAENRYLTGDSYTIADIAVWPWYGGLVQNALYSAAEFLSVHEYTHVIRWANEIAARPAVIRGRKVNRTWGEESEQVAERHQASDLD, from the coding sequence ATGGCTACCTCCCCAACTTATGTACCGCCAAAAGTCTGGCAGCCCGCCTCTTCCGGTGGTGCCTTCGCCAATATTAACCGTCCAATAGCCGGTCCGACGCACGAAAAAACTCTGCCTATTGGTAAGCATCCACTTCAGCTTTACTCGTTGGCAACACCGAATGGCGTGAAAGTGACGATCATGCTGGAAGAACTTCTGGCGCTGGGCCATGCGGGTGCAGAGTACGATGCCTGGCTGATTAAGATAGGCGATGGAGATCAGTTCTCCAGCGGGTTTGTCGACGTCAATCCGAACTCCAAAATCCCCGCGTTACTCGACCAAAGCGGCGAAAAACCGATTCGCGTGTTCGAGTCTGGTTCCATTCTGGTGTATCTGGCCGAGAAATTTGGTGCGCTGCTGCCAAAAGACCTCGCCACGCGTACTGAAGCCCTGAACTGGCTGTTCTGGCAGATGGGTTCCGCCCCTTACGTTGGCGGTGGATTCGGGCATTTTTACGCCTACGCGCCGGAAAAATTTGAATATCCGATTAACCGCTTTTCGATGGAAACCAAGCGCCAGTTGGATGTTCTCAACCGTCAACTGGCAGAAAATCGCTATCTGACTGGCGATAGTTACACCATTGCTGATATTGCCGTTTGGCCGTGGTACGGCGGGTTAGTACAGAACGCACTTTATTCTGCCGCAGAGTTCCTGTCTGTACATGAATACACGCATGTGATCCGTTGGGCTAACGAGATTGCTGCCCGTCCAGCAGTGATCCGTGGTCGAAAAGTCAACCGGACCTGGGGAGAAGAATCTGAACAGGTTGCCGAGCGCCATCAGGCGTCCGATCTGGATTAA
- a CDS encoding multidrug effflux MFS transporter yields the protein MSDSSLLASRSFVLIGILGILCAFDAMSIDMYLPAFPAIQQDIGADAAGMQTSLSVFLIGLALGQLIYGPLIDRYGRKGPLLLGIVLFSISSLFIAHASTLSWFIFFRLMQGLGGAAGLVIPRAIVADLYSERDAAKVFSLLMQVMAIAPIIAPPLGGVLLGTLGWSAIFWVLTFVGMLMLFATWRCVPESLPRRDRTRGGMLSALTGYAVLLRQKKFMGYTLSGSFVMGGLFTYIGASAFIFIEYFHLSPTTYSYIFASNALGMVLLGQINIFLLNRWREYQILPVGIALHVVGGVALCGVLLAGITSLWIITGLIFLTMSFLSLVFGNGVAVAMNAAPGQTGSASSLLGVLQYVFGGVAGVIMGIVHDGTLLPPVMLLTVCAIGALLSWWYAWRQTDINTMENTLTDNCAPEREGS from the coding sequence ATGTCTGACTCGTCTTTACTGGCGTCGCGCAGTTTTGTTCTCATCGGCATTTTAGGCATTCTGTGCGCGTTTGATGCTATGTCGATTGATATGTATCTCCCTGCTTTTCCTGCGATCCAGCAGGATATTGGCGCGGATGCGGCGGGAATGCAGACCTCGCTGTCTGTTTTTTTGATCGGACTGGCGCTTGGACAACTCATTTATGGCCCTCTGATCGATCGCTATGGACGAAAGGGTCCGTTGCTACTGGGTATCGTGCTGTTTTCCATCTCCTCCTTATTCATCGCCCATGCTTCCACGCTATCGTGGTTTATCTTCTTCCGCCTGATGCAAGGCCTCGGCGGCGCAGCCGGATTGGTGATCCCGCGTGCCATCGTGGCAGATTTGTATTCGGAACGTGATGCTGCAAAGGTGTTCTCGCTGCTTATGCAGGTGATGGCGATCGCGCCGATTATCGCACCGCCGTTGGGCGGTGTTCTGCTCGGTACACTGGGTTGGTCAGCCATTTTCTGGGTATTGACGTTTGTCGGTATGCTGATGCTGTTTGCCACCTGGCGCTGTGTTCCGGAAAGTCTGCCACGGCGTGACCGCACTCGTGGTGGCATGCTGTCGGCTTTGACCGGTTACGCTGTACTACTGCGGCAGAAAAAATTCATGGGCTATACACTATCCGGCTCTTTCGTGATGGGGGGCCTGTTTACCTATATTGGCGCGTCAGCCTTCATCTTTATTGAATATTTCCACCTGTCACCGACAACTTACAGCTATATTTTTGCATCTAATGCGCTTGGCATGGTGCTGCTGGGACAAATTAATATCTTCCTGTTGAACCGCTGGCGTGAATATCAAATCTTGCCCGTCGGGATCGCCCTGCATGTTGTCGGAGGGGTAGCGCTATGCGGTGTGCTGCTGGCTGGCATAACGTCGCTGTGGATCATCACAGGGCTGATATTTCTGACTATGAGTTTCCTTAGCTTGGTGTTCGGCAATGGGGTAGCGGTGGCAATGAATGCGGCACCGGGCCAGACGGGTTCAGCCTCTTCATTGCTCGGCGTATTGCAGTATGTTTTCGGTGGAGTTGCGGGCGTGATTATGGGGATCGTGCATGATGGCACGTTGCTTCCGCCGGTAATGTTATTAACGGTCTGTGCAATAGGGGCGCTGCTGAGCTGGTGGTATGCCTGGCGACAAACGGATATCAATACTATGGAAAATACGCTGACGGATAACTGCGCACCGGAAAGGGAAGGGAGCTAA
- a CDS encoding TetR family transcriptional regulator, with protein MTDQSKIQDNVMARKKTIENDLILDAAEKVLLRDGVHRFTLDAVAAEAGISKGGLVYSFPSKDRLIMTMLLRELARFEEDAQQQTACYTDQPHADVLGHITAIAQEEEETTSRAVGLLTALVHSPSMLAPVQAFYRSRLDKLRDATPAMRRIRLAFLATEGVFLLQGLGFVTLDREERQTMLDDAKSLFQPDDAKHTIITHTISVPQTIKPAFSPRETPIVLAGETTSEQAIAWLAEKGVTPSGTGLEAVHPRAAHIVATATNLIKRDGIRALTHRAVAHDAHIPLGSTTYHFNSLDDMLNAVMISAIALFRDDMFSWFYTRRHDNPCDVLTDFVMRGIEDIDELAREYELFTAAISRPSLRPIALEWSNTVVAIIKVVAPDSAALPLGTLLNGFFIRALLEKHERTLPRDLVYQAVSALYHAFR; from the coding sequence ATGACTGACCAGTCGAAAATACAAGACAATGTGATGGCGCGCAAAAAAACCATTGAAAACGATCTAATTCTGGATGCCGCGGAAAAGGTGCTGCTGCGCGATGGCGTGCATCGCTTTACGTTAGATGCCGTCGCGGCGGAAGCGGGTATTAGCAAAGGTGGGCTGGTTTACAGCTTTCCCAGCAAAGATCGATTGATCATGACCATGCTGTTGCGTGAACTTGCCCGTTTTGAGGAGGATGCACAGCAGCAAACCGCATGCTATACCGACCAACCTCATGCCGATGTATTGGGTCACATTACCGCGATTGCTCAGGAAGAAGAAGAGACGACATCGCGCGCCGTTGGCCTGCTCACCGCGCTGGTTCATTCCCCTTCGATGTTAGCGCCCGTGCAGGCGTTTTATCGCTCCAGGCTGGACAAGCTACGTGACGCCACGCCAGCCATGCGGCGCATCCGCCTGGCTTTTCTCGCCACAGAAGGCGTTTTTCTGTTACAAGGGCTGGGCTTCGTGACGCTAGATCGTGAGGAACGGCAAACGATGCTCGACGATGCCAAATCCTTATTCCAGCCGGACGATGCTAAACATACGATTATTACACACACCATTTCCGTTCCTCAGACTATAAAGCCAGCTTTTTCCCCACGAGAAACACCCATCGTTCTTGCTGGCGAAACGACGTCTGAACAGGCGATCGCCTGGCTGGCAGAAAAAGGCGTCACGCCGAGCGGAACAGGATTGGAAGCGGTACACCCACGCGCCGCTCACATTGTTGCAACGGCCACAAACCTCATCAAGCGCGACGGTATTCGCGCCCTAACACACCGCGCTGTCGCGCATGACGCTCACATACCGTTAGGGTCAACGACCTACCATTTTAATAGTCTGGATGACATGCTGAATGCCGTTATGATTAGCGCGATTGCGCTGTTTCGTGACGACATGTTTAGCTGGTTTTACACGCGCCGCCATGACAATCCGTGCGATGTCCTGACCGATTTTGTCATGCGAGGCATAGAAGATATTGATGAGCTGGCACGCGAGTACGAACTCTTTACCGCCGCCATTTCGCGCCCTTCTCTGCGCCCTATCGCGCTTGAGTGGTCCAACACCGTTGTCGCTATCATCAAAGTGGTCGCTCCAGATAGCGCCGCACTCCCGCTAGGTACACTGTTGAACGGCTTTTTCATCCGTGCACTACTGGAGAAACATGAGCGTACTCTACCGCGCGATCTGGTCTATCAGGCGGTTTCCGCGTTGTATCACGCCTTTCGCTAA